The Patescibacteria group bacterium genome includes a window with the following:
- a CDS encoding DNA recombination protein RmuC — protein sequence MSITLVLIALIIVLVAAVVGLFVFFNSKLSQLAAPQDDKTALLLFERIKELNQTMDSSIRGLNQTMDSKLTESSRQMQTQFGQSISIIRGVTEKVTELQATNKQVMGFSEQLKNLEKVLTSQKQRGNLGEAGLHLVLDNILPPTAFKIQYQFDDGDIVDAAIFTKDGIIPVDAKFSLDNYNRVINEDDEEKRLQYEKEFKNDLKKRIDETSKYIKPDKGTLDFAFMFIPAEAIYYDLLVNEVGAIKINTRSLIDYAFKEKKVIIVSPTTFAAYLQTVLQGLRALKIEEQTKDIIKRVEMLQKHIVAYDDYFKKLGGSLATTVNAYNAADKELKKIDKDVVKITGAESGIDLLQIEGPKKTD from the coding sequence ATGTCTATAACCTTGGTTTTGATCGCTTTGATAATTGTTTTGGTCGCCGCGGTGGTCGGTTTATTTGTTTTTTTTAACAGCAAATTATCGCAATTAGCCGCGCCCCAGGATGATAAGACGGCGCTTTTGCTGTTTGAACGCATTAAGGAATTGAATCAGACTATGGATAGCAGTATTCGCGGGCTGAATCAAACTATGGATAGCAAACTGACCGAATCATCGCGTCAAATGCAAACGCAGTTTGGTCAGAGTATTAGTATTATCAGGGGAGTGACCGAAAAAGTTACCGAATTGCAAGCTACCAATAAACAAGTCATGGGTTTTTCGGAGCAATTGAAGAATTTGGAAAAAGTTTTGACCAGCCAGAAACAGCGCGGCAACCTAGGCGAGGCCGGCTTGCATTTGGTGTTAGATAATATTTTGCCGCCGACCGCCTTCAAGATTCAATACCAGTTTGACGACGGTGATATTGTGGATGCCGCGATTTTTACTAAGGACGGCATTATTCCCGTAGATGCCAAGTTTTCGTTGGATAACTATAATCGCGTAATTAATGAGGATGATGAAGAAAAGCGTTTGCAATACGAAAAGGAATTCAAGAACGATTTGAAGAAGCGCATTGACGAAACCAGTAAATATATCAAACCGGACAAGGGAACTTTGGACTTTGCTTTCATGTTTATTCCCGCCGAGGCTATTTATTATGATCTGCTGGTCAATGAAGTCGGCGCGATTAAGATAAACACCCGTTCGTTGATTGATTACGCTTTTAAGGAAAAGAAAGTGATTATTGTCTCGCCTACTACCTTTGCCGCTTACCTGCAGACGGTTCTGCAAGGGTTGCGCGCTCTAAAAATCGAGGAGCAAACCAAAGATATCATTAAGCGGGTGGAAATGCTGCAAAAACATATCGTGGCTTATGATGACTATTTCAAAAAGCTGGGCGGTAGTCTGGCCACGACGGTTAATGCCTATAATGCGGCGGACAAAGAACTGAAGAAAATTGATAAAGATGTGGTCAAGATCACCGGCGCCGAAAGCGGCATTGATTTGTTGCAGATAGAAGGGCCGAAAAAAACTGATTAA
- a CDS encoding CDP-2,3-bis-(O-geranylgeranyl)-sn-glycerol synthase, translated as MLIIVAFYLLLPAYLANMAPPVFGRLGLLKLLAKPIDGGRKWRGQYIFGTGKTWRGILVAVIFGILGAGLQAWLFNYPYFEGISLVDYPSVWLIFGFLAGLGAILGDLAKSFFKRRIGVVSGGVWPVFDQLDFVAGFFLFTWCYAALFWQVVVAACLLTLVLHPLTNIIAYLLKLKKVWW; from the coding sequence ATGCTAATCATTGTCGCTTTTTATTTGCTTTTGCCCGCCTATTTGGCCAATATGGCTCCGCCCGTATTCGGCCGTCTTGGTTTGCTGAAATTATTGGCCAAGCCCATTGACGGCGGTCGCAAATGGCGCGGGCAATATATCTTTGGAACCGGCAAAACCTGGCGTGGGATTTTGGTTGCTGTAATTTTCGGCATTTTGGGTGCCGGTTTGCAGGCCTGGCTTTTTAATTACCCTTATTTTGAGGGGATCTCCCTGGTGGATTATCCGAGTGTCTGGCTGATATTCGGTTTTCTGGCCGGACTGGGCGCAATTCTGGGCGATTTGGCTAAGAGCTTTTTCAAGCGCCGCATTGGCGTTGTTTCCGGCGGCGTCTGGCCCGTATTTGATCAGTTGGATTTTGTCGCGGGATTTTTTTTGTTCACCTGGTGTTATGCGGCGCTGTTCTGGCAGGTTGTCGTGGCCGCTTGTTTGCTTACTCTGGTGCTTCATCCCTTAACTAATATCATCGCTTACTTGCTAAAACTGAAAAAAGTTTGGTGGTAA
- the mtnP gene encoding S-methyl-5'-thioadenosine phosphorylase, which yields MPKIAIIGGSGLDDPQILQNATEKIVGNRYGQLASPLTLGQIAGVEVVILARHGKTHNIMPTKINFMANIQALKDEGCTHILATTAVGSLREEIKPGNLVFPNQFIDFTRHRNLTYFTDEVEHKAMADPYDSLLRSMLRNTCDELGFDYNYDKTVITIEGPRFSTRAESHMFRQWGADIINMSTCPEVILANELGLPYQTIAMSTDYDCWKTDEVPVTFEMVMQRMTENAEKVKQLLIKIIPKIK from the coding sequence ATGCCAAAGATCGCTATTATTGGCGGGTCAGGGTTGGATGATCCGCAAATTTTGCAAAACGCCACGGAAAAAATCGTAGGAAATAGATACGGCCAGCTGGCTTCGCCTTTAACGCTCGGACAGATCGCCGGCGTGGAGGTGGTGATCTTGGCGCGTCATGGCAAGACGCACAATATTATGCCGACCAAGATTAATTTTATGGCCAATATCCAGGCGCTTAAGGATGAGGGTTGTACACACATCTTGGCTACGACTGCTGTTGGATCATTGAGAGAAGAAATTAAACCGGGTAATCTGGTTTTTCCTAATCAGTTTATTGATTTTACCCGCCATCGCAATCTGACTTATTTTACCGACGAAGTGGAGCATAAAGCCATGGCTGATCCTTATGATTCGTTGTTACGTAGCATGTTACGTAACACTTGCGATGAGTTGGGTTTTGATTATAATTATGATAAGACGGTAATTACGATTGAAGGACCCAGATTTTCCACCCGCGCTGAAAGCCACATGTTCCGCCAATGGGGAGCGGATATCATTAATATGTCCACTTGTCCGGAAGTGATTCTGGCTAATGAGCTGGGCTTGCCTTACCAGACTATCGCCATGTCCACGGATTATGATTGTTGGAAAACCGATGAGGTGCCGGTAACTTTTGAAATGGTGATGCAACGTATGACTGAGAATGCGGAAAAGGTGAAGCAGTTATTGATTAAGATTATACCTAAGATTAAATAG
- a CDS encoding deaminase, translated as MRYLEGEEKILAEEYFSAAAEIAKQATCERSKCGTVIVREGRIIGSGFNSPAGNLESQRRCSAFKSDLHIKVTDKTCCVHAEQRAIMDALRRQPDRLSGAVLYFTRLNGNGEATESGRPYCTHCSKLALDTGISEFVLWHKEGISAYPTDEYNLLSYQYQE; from the coding sequence ATGAGGTACTTAGAGGGCGAAGAAAAAATACTGGCTGAAGAATATTTTTCTGCGGCGGCCGAGATAGCCAAGCAAGCCACTTGTGAGCGATCCAAATGCGGTACGGTAATAGTCAGGGAAGGGCGGATCATCGGTTCGGGCTTCAATTCGCCGGCCGGCAATCTGGAAAGCCAGCGGCGTTGTTCAGCGTTTAAAAGCGATTTGCATATCAAGGTGACGGATAAAACATGTTGCGTTCACGCCGAACAGCGAGCGATTATGGACGCTTTACGCCGTCAGCCTGACCGATTAAGCGGAGCGGTTTTGTATTTTACCCGCTTAAACGGTAACGGAGAAGCGACAGAATCGGGTCGGCCATATTGCACTCATTGCAGTAAATTAGCTCTTGATACCGGTATCAGCGAATTTGTCTTATGGCACAAGGAGGGAATTAGCGCTTATCCGACAGACGAATATAATTTATTGTCTTATCAATATCAAGAATAA
- a CDS encoding adenine phosphoribosyltransferase has translation MPIKSRIRTVADWPKKGVMFRDITTLIKDPVGLKLCLDDFAERYKNKDIDVIVGIDSRGFILGGALAYLLGKGFVPVRKKGKLPAETESETYNLEYGTDTIEIHKDAITLGQRVLIVDDLIATGGTALAASKLVKKLGGEIEELAFIVDLPDLGGGKKLTDAGLKYYAQTEFAGE, from the coding sequence ATGCCTATTAAATCACGCATTCGCACGGTGGCGGACTGGCCCAAGAAAGGCGTTATGTTCCGCGACATTACTACTTTAATAAAAGACCCGGTCGGACTGAAGTTATGTTTGGACGATTTTGCGGAAAGATATAAAAACAAGGATATTGATGTCATTGTCGGTATTGATAGTCGAGGATTTATTTTGGGCGGTGCTTTGGCTTACTTGTTGGGCAAAGGTTTCGTACCGGTGCGCAAGAAAGGCAAATTGCCGGCGGAAACGGAAAGTGAAACTTATAATTTGGAATATGGCACTGACACGATAGAAATCCATAAAGACGCCATTACGCTCGGCCAGAGAGTATTAATTGTTGACGATCTGATTGCCACCGGCGGTACGGCTCTGGCCGCTTCCAAATTGGTTAAAAAATTGGGGGGAGAAATAGAGGAGTTGGCGTTTATTGTGGATCTGCCGGATTTGGGGGGTGGTAAGAAATTGACTGATGCCGGGCTTAAATATTATGCCCAGACTGAGTTTGCTGGGGAGTAG